A section of the Roseivirga sp. BDSF3-8 genome encodes:
- a CDS encoding sigma-54-dependent transcriptional regulator, translating into MDIQGKKILLVEDEPHLRSLLAKILSLEGFQVETAGDLAAARELIKHMDPFLLITDVKLPDGNGIDFTKEVKATYPLTEIIVLTAYGNVKDGVRAMKLGAFDYLTKGDGDEKLPLVAAKAIEKSVMNRQLRELEHRLESKSSFSKIIGKSQPVNQMIELAKKVAVTDTTVLLLGDTGTGKELLAEAIHLASRRRKGPFIAINCAAIPKDLQESEMFGHKKGSFTGANNDKKGYFEVANQGTIFLDELGEMNTDLQAKLLRALENRTINRVGDTTPIPIDVRIVAATNKELVDNATDNEFRKDLYYRLSTFTIKLPNLKERRDDINLLALSFLTYQADRLNKKLSGMSREFIHALRAYDWPGNIRELKNVIERAVILADGDELTYDVLPVEIKDKLNVNGESGGDGMNVELKTIERQHILKVLDMVEGNKSEAAKRLDIGLATLYRKIKEYGID; encoded by the coding sequence ATGGATATTCAAGGAAAAAAAATTCTTCTCGTAGAAGATGAACCCCATTTACGTAGTTTACTAGCCAAAATACTGAGCCTTGAAGGCTTTCAGGTCGAAACGGCTGGTGACCTGGCTGCAGCAAGGGAGTTGATCAAACATATGGATCCCTTTCTGCTCATTACCGATGTGAAATTGCCGGACGGAAACGGGATTGATTTTACGAAAGAGGTAAAAGCCACCTATCCACTCACTGAGATTATCGTACTCACTGCTTATGGAAATGTAAAAGACGGTGTCCGGGCTATGAAGCTTGGAGCCTTCGACTACCTGACCAAGGGTGATGGGGATGAAAAACTCCCCCTCGTAGCAGCCAAGGCCATAGAGAAGTCGGTGATGAACCGGCAGCTTCGTGAACTGGAACACAGGCTGGAGAGCAAGTCGAGCTTTAGTAAGATAATTGGTAAGAGTCAGCCGGTAAACCAGATGATCGAACTGGCTAAAAAGGTGGCCGTAACGGATACCACGGTTCTCCTTCTGGGTGATACGGGTACCGGAAAAGAGCTTCTGGCTGAGGCCATACACCTTGCCAGCCGACGGCGCAAAGGACCTTTCATTGCCATTAACTGTGCAGCCATACCCAAGGATCTTCAGGAGAGTGAGATGTTTGGGCATAAAAAAGGATCATTTACCGGGGCAAATAACGATAAAAAGGGATACTTCGAGGTAGCCAACCAGGGAACCATTTTTCTGGATGAACTCGGAGAAATGAATACTGATTTGCAGGCCAAACTGCTGCGTGCATTGGAAAACAGGACCATCAATCGTGTGGGAGATACAACCCCTATTCCTATTGATGTCCGTATTGTGGCGGCCACTAACAAGGAACTGGTGGATAATGCCACTGATAATGAGTTCCGAAAAGACCTTTACTACAGATTAAGTACCTTTACTATTAAGTTGCCTAACCTGAAAGAAAGACGGGATGATATAAATCTGCTGGCCCTCAGTTTTCTGACCTATCAGGCCGACAGGCTTAATAAAAAATTGTCAGGTATGAGCCGTGAATTCATCCATGCATTGCGTGCATATGACTGGCCGGGGAATATTCGCGAGCTAAAAAACGTTATAGAAAGAGCGGTCATACTTGCCGATGGCGATGAGCTTACTTATGATGTGCTTCCTGTGGAGATAAAGGATAAGCTAAATGTCAATGGAGAAAGTGGCGGCGATGGCATGAATGTTGAACTTAAAACCATAGAAAGGCAGCACATATTGAAAGTGCTGGACATGGTGGAAGGGAACAAAAGCGAGGCGGCCAAAAGGCTTGATATCGGCTTAGCAACCCTCTACCGTAAGATTAAAGAATACGGTATCGATTAA
- a CDS encoding ATP-binding protein, translated as MKLKTQIHIGYFFIVALSILLAGVFGYYLQKLGKASDDILNVHYRSVKAGEELLQSLSKMEQIFVKYAIEEGYDKEKFKEVLFREKRIFQSNLFILENSLEASEEVEVLLKIRHDWEEFKPYLWNPDTVSREPVRYVGMIQDHTENLRAHIRDVVNLNHSALSKNSRRSQEIYHNARTYMVLIIALVIIISGLAAYFIPQRIMRPVENLTSMIRRISSGEYGHRIYESPNNELGELMRAYNDMSVKLEAYEFSNLSEIRAQKGRIESIIRSLNEGLIILDEEQKIVLINEVAGNVLGSDENDLRNRTLSSMVHDNPVAQHLYKELIHFEQHYRGAAQSRSEDNFLRIINKDGEYEFYAKDITRVYNGDKDNENKFIGYIITLKDVTSFKNSDETKNNFIATVSHELKTPLSAMNMSMMLLLDQRFGSLNDEQRNIAQSMRKEVKRLIKMVSELLDLSQVEAGHIDLEKENICPSLIVEYAKVPLESELEEKSLTLTIHIEEELPDLHVDAEKVSWVLHNFLSNAIRFSHPHSQIEVEVFRDLNYIEFSVKDYGPGINEENQAKLFKKFVQIEKKGSGLGLGLAISKEVIQVHEGNIGVESAPGKGSRFFFRIPFTGIMTENSFATL; from the coding sequence ATGAAACTAAAGACCCAAATACATATTGGTTACTTTTTCATAGTAGCCCTGTCTATCCTGCTGGCAGGTGTCTTCGGTTATTATTTACAAAAATTAGGAAAGGCTTCCGATGACATCCTCAATGTGCACTATCGAAGTGTAAAGGCAGGAGAAGAGTTGCTGCAGTCGTTGTCTAAAATGGAGCAGATCTTTGTAAAGTACGCGATAGAAGAGGGCTACGACAAAGAGAAGTTCAAGGAAGTCCTTTTCAGGGAAAAGCGCATCTTTCAAAGTAACCTGTTTATTCTCGAAAACTCACTTGAGGCCTCTGAGGAGGTAGAAGTGCTTTTGAAAATCCGTCACGACTGGGAGGAATTCAAGCCTTATTTGTGGAACCCTGATACTGTCAGCAGAGAGCCTGTGCGGTATGTAGGTATGATCCAGGATCATACTGAAAACCTTCGGGCTCATATCAGGGATGTGGTGAACCTTAACCACTCCGCCCTCAGCAAAAACAGCCGCCGTTCTCAGGAGATCTATCACAATGCCCGCACCTATATGGTGCTCATTATTGCCCTGGTGATTATTATTTCCGGGCTGGCAGCCTATTTTATTCCTCAGCGTATTATGCGGCCGGTAGAAAACCTCACCAGCATGATCAGGCGCATCTCCAGCGGAGAATATGGCCACCGCATATACGAATCACCTAATAATGAATTGGGAGAGCTTATGCGGGCTTATAATGACATGTCTGTTAAGCTTGAAGCCTATGAGTTTAGTAACCTGTCAGAAATACGCGCCCAGAAAGGTAGGATAGAAAGTATCATTCGAAGCTTGAATGAAGGACTTATCATCCTGGATGAAGAGCAAAAAATTGTCCTGATAAACGAGGTAGCCGGTAATGTGTTGGGTTCTGATGAAAATGACCTGAGGAACCGGACCCTTAGTTCTATGGTGCACGATAACCCCGTGGCCCAGCATCTGTACAAAGAACTCATTCACTTTGAGCAACACTATCGTGGAGCCGCTCAGAGTCGCTCTGAGGATAACTTCCTCCGCATCATCAATAAAGATGGGGAGTATGAGTTTTATGCGAAGGATATTACCCGCGTGTACAATGGTGACAAGGATAATGAGAACAAGTTTATCGGTTACATCATAACTCTCAAAGACGTCACCTCCTTTAAGAACTCTGACGAAACGAAGAACAACTTTATTGCTACAGTATCACACGAGCTCAAAACGCCTCTTTCTGCAATGAATATGAGCATGATGCTGCTGCTGGACCAACGATTTGGTTCCCTCAATGATGAGCAACGAAACATAGCCCAGTCTATGCGTAAAGAGGTAAAGCGCCTCATCAAGATGGTATCTGAGTTACTAGACCTCTCACAGGTGGAGGCGGGTCATATAGATTTGGAAAAGGAGAATATATGCCCCTCCCTGATTGTTGAATATGCAAAAGTGCCACTGGAAAGTGAATTGGAAGAAAAGAGCCTTACCCTTACCATACATATTGAGGAGGAGCTGCCAGACCTTCACGTAGATGCTGAAAAGGTGAGTTGGGTGCTTCATAATTTTCTGAGTAATGCCATCCGGTTTTCACACCCTCATAGTCAGATAGAAGTTGAGGTATTTCGTGATCTGAATTACATAGAGTTCTCAGTAAAAGATTACGGACCAGGTATCAATGAGGAGAACCAGGCAAAGCTATTTAAGAAGTTTGTTCAAATTGAGAAAAAGGGTAGTGGACTGGGGCTTGGACTGGCTATAAGCAAGGAAGTTATCCAGGTACATGAGGGCAATATTGGTGTAGAGAGTGCACCTGGTAAGGGGAGTCGTTTCTTTTTCAGAATTCCTTTTACCGGAATAATGACTGAAAACTCCTTCGCTACCCTATAA
- a CDS encoding CsbD family protein, with the protein MNEQRIEGNWNEKKGKLKQEYGQLTDDDLVYNEGKEDELFGKLQKKLGKTKDEVKKIVHDI; encoded by the coding sequence ATGAACGAACAAAGAATAGAAGGAAACTGGAACGAGAAAAAAGGTAAACTTAAGCAGGAATACGGGCAACTAACTGATGATGATCTCGTATATAATGAAGGAAAAGAAGACGAACTGTTTGGTAAGCTTCAGAAGAAATTGGGTAAAACCAAAGATGAAGTTAAAAAGATAGTTCACGATATATAA
- a CDS encoding DMT family transporter, giving the protein MILSPGVRYMLAATFLFTTMNVLVKAVPNIPAVEIVFFRSLISLLLSYVLLKRARVRVLGKQRKWLIARGSVGAVALVLFFITLQNIPLASAVVIQFLSPIFTAIIGVFLVREPVKSWQWVFFAIAFAGILVVQGFDSRISPFYMGIGVVASFCAGLAYNIIRKLGTSEHPLVVVFYFPLVTLPLTGLYCLFVEWTMPHGIEWLTLLGIGVLTQFAQVLMTMSYQAEEVSKVASLKYIGIIYALGYGWVFFDETFDVITYAGMALVLAGVVGNVIYKHRLSNQKAKQAG; this is encoded by the coding sequence ATGATTCTTTCCCCTGGGGTGAGGTATATGCTCGCGGCCACATTTCTATTCACTACCATGAATGTATTGGTGAAAGCCGTGCCGAATATTCCTGCCGTTGAAATTGTGTTTTTCCGGTCGCTCATATCTCTCTTACTCAGCTATGTTTTGTTAAAAAGAGCCCGTGTACGGGTGCTGGGTAAACAGCGAAAATGGCTTATCGCCCGGGGGAGCGTAGGTGCTGTCGCGCTTGTGTTGTTTTTTATTACTCTACAGAATATTCCCCTCGCAAGCGCAGTAGTCATTCAGTTTCTCTCGCCGATATTTACGGCCATCATTGGCGTGTTTTTGGTGCGCGAACCGGTTAAGAGTTGGCAATGGGTGTTTTTTGCCATCGCATTTGCCGGTATTCTGGTAGTGCAGGGCTTCGATTCACGCATTAGCCCCTTTTACATGGGTATCGGTGTCGTAGCCTCTTTTTGTGCAGGGCTAGCCTATAACATTATCCGTAAGCTGGGCACGTCAGAGCATCCTCTGGTTGTGGTATTTTATTTTCCCCTTGTTACCCTGCCCCTTACTGGTCTGTATTGCCTTTTTGTAGAATGGACCATGCCTCATGGTATTGAATGGCTTACTTTGCTTGGGATAGGGGTGCTCACACAGTTCGCCCAGGTACTAATGACCATGAGCTACCAGGCCGAAGAAGTGTCCAAAGTAGCCAGCCTTAAATACATAGGGATTATTTATGCCCTTGGCTATGGATGGGTGTTTTTTGATGAAACGTTTGATGTCATCACCTATGCCGGTATGGCTCTTGTACTGGCCGGCGTAGTGGGCAATGTCATTTACAAGCACAGGTTATCTAATCAGAAGGCGAAACAGGCAGGCTGA
- a CDS encoding YebC/PmpR family DNA-binding transcriptional regulator — translation MAGHSKWANIKRRKGAQDAKRGKLFTKLIKEITVASREGGGDPDANPRLRLAVQNAKGANMPKDNIERAIKKGEGAEGDSYQEVSYEGYGPNGIAVFVETMTDNLNRTVANVRAAYSKYGGSLGTNGSLEFIFDRKGVFTFRVPEGDEEDDLTLELIDAGAEEVEFSDDYVNVTTAMEDFGSLQHKLDELNIEAETADLQRIPKTTVELDDESFKQVYKLIEVLEDDDDVQKVYHNIEISDEQIEMI, via the coding sequence ATGGCTGGACATAGTAAATGGGCCAATATCAAGCGTAGAAAAGGTGCCCAGGATGCAAAGAGAGGGAAGCTGTTTACAAAATTAATCAAGGAGATTACTGTAGCGTCCCGCGAGGGAGGAGGCGACCCCGATGCTAACCCCAGGTTAAGATTGGCTGTTCAGAATGCCAAGGGAGCTAATATGCCCAAAGACAATATTGAGCGGGCGATCAAAAAAGGTGAGGGTGCAGAAGGTGACAGCTACCAGGAAGTGAGCTATGAGGGCTATGGTCCTAATGGTATTGCTGTATTTGTGGAGACCATGACCGATAATTTAAACCGTACCGTAGCCAATGTCAGAGCTGCCTACAGCAAATACGGAGGAAGCCTGGGTACCAACGGTTCACTTGAGTTTATATTTGACCGGAAGGGTGTATTTACCTTCAGGGTGCCGGAAGGGGATGAAGAAGATGACCTTACCCTGGAGCTTATAGATGCCGGAGCGGAAGAGGTGGAGTTTTCTGATGATTACGTTAATGTCACCACTGCCATGGAAGACTTTGGCTCTCTGCAGCACAAGCTCGACGAACTTAATATTGAAGCTGAAACAGCCGACCTTCAGCGTATTCCAAAAACCACGGTAGAACTTGATGATGAGTCCTTCAAGCAAGTATACAAGCTCATAGAGGTGCTGGAAGATGATGATGACGTGCAGAAAGTATACCATAACATAGAAATAAGCGACGAGCAGATAGAGATGATCTGA